The DNA region GCTGGCAGGCCCGGAACAAGGGCTTTAGCCCGCCGGGCCCATCGCCGACCCGCCCCGACGGGTCGGCGATTTGCCATCCGCGCGCACCGCTGATGCGGAAGATGACCCTACAACCATAAAGCGCAGAAGCATCTCCGTTGGATCGCCCACCCGCGTGTCGGCGATGGGTCCGGCTATGCGCGAAAGTCGGCTTCGTCCGCAAAGCAGCCACCGCAATCCAAAGCACTAGACAGGGCGCAGGCGCGCGCGCAGCAGGGTATCCAGATGGGCCCCTGCGTCTTCGAACCAGTCTTTGCGCCCAAGCACCGCGTTCACCTGCACCTCAAAATCGGCGTAGTGCTGGGTCAGTGACCAGATGGAAAAGATCAGGTGGTGCGGGTCAACCTCGGCGATCTTGCCCTCCGCTGCCCAAGCGCGGATCACCACCGCTTTTTCGTCGACCAGCTCTTTCAAATCACCTGACAAATGCCCCGCGATATGCGGTGCGCCTTGCAGAATTTCGGTGGCAAACAGGCGGCTTTCGCGGGGGTAGTCGCGGCTCATCTCCAGCTTGCGCATGGCATAGGCCATGATCTCTTTCACCGGGTCGCCTTGCGGGTTCATCGCGATCAGCGGATCAAGCCAGGTTTCCAGCAGGCGTTCCAGCAAGGCCGTATAGATCGCGTCCTTGGACGGGAAATAATACAGCAGGTTGGGCTTTGACAGGCCCGCCGCTTCGGCAATCTGGTCAAGCGTGGTGCCGCGGAAACCGTATTGCGAAAAGGCATCCAGACCTGCGGCCAGAATGGCGGCGCGGTTCTTGGCCTGAATGCGGGTCTGCGGCTTTTTGCTCATAAGGTCGGTGCCCGATATTTAGGCGCCCGGAACAACGGGCGGGGTTGTGCGCCTCAAAAGGCGGCGGATGCCACTTCTTTGCGCGAGAAACTTGACTGGTTCCATCCCTCTGTTAGCGTTCGTTTGACCAGTTGGTCAAATCATGAATGCACGGCGGGGGATGATGACATGGCGGCACCGGGTGAAAATCTGCGGATCAACGGCGACCGTTTGTGGGACAGTCTGATGGAGATGGCCAAGATCGGCCCCGGCATTGCAGGCGGCAACAACCGCCAGACCCTGACGGATGAAGACAGCGAAGGCCGCCACCTGTTTGCCGATTGGTGCAAGGCCGCGGGCATGACCATGGGCGTCGATGAGATCGGCAATATGTTCGCCCGCCGCGAAGGCACCGACCCCGACGCGCTGCCCGTCTATGTCGGCAGCCATCTGGATACGCAGCCCACGGGCGGCAAGTATGACGGTGTGCTGGGTGTGCTCGGCGGGTTGGAAATCATCCGCACGATGAATGACCTCGACATCAAGACAAAGCATCCCATCGTCGTCACCAACTGGACGAATGAGGAAGGCACGCGCTATGCCCCCGCGATGCTGGCCTCCGGTGTTTTTGCCGGCAAACACGCGCTCGATTGGGCCTATGATCGGGTTGATGCCGACGGCAAACGGTTCGGGGATGAACTGGAACGCATCGGCTGGAAGGGGCCCGAGAAGGTTGGTGATCGCAAGATGCACGCCTTCTTTGAATTGCACATCGAACAGGGGCCTATTCTGGAGGCAGAGGGTAAGGACATCGGCGTTGTGACCCATGGACAGGGTCTGCGCTGGATCGAATGCACCGTGACCGGCAAGGAAAGCCACACCGGGTCGACGCCCATGCATATGCGTAAGAATGCAGGGCGCGGTTTAGCGCTGATCACCGAACTGGTGCATGAAATTGCCATGAAGAACCAGCCGAATGCGGTCGGTGCCATCGGCCACATCGACGTCTATCCCAACAGCCGCAACATCATCCCCGGCAAGGTGGTCTTTACCGTCGATATGCGCACGCATCTGCTGGATAAGCTGAACGCGATGGTCGACGAGCTGATGACCCGCGCACCCGCGCTGTGCGAAGACATCGGGGTCAGTTTCGACGCCCATATCGTAGGCCAATTCGACCCACCCGCCTTTGACGAAGGCTGTGTCGGCGCTGTGCGCGAGGCCGCAGAGCGTCTGGGCTATTCCCACATGGACATTGTGTCAGGCGCCGGCCACGACGCCTGCTGGATCAACGACCTCTATCCCACCGCCATGGTCATGTGCCCCTGTGTCGATGGGCTGTCACACAATGAAGCCGAGGAGATCTCCAAAGAATGGGCCATGGCCGGTGCTGACGTGCTGATGCACGCAGTGATCGAGACGGCGGAGGTGGTGGGGTGAGCTCCGTAATGGCCAACAACGCAATTGAAAGAGTGAAGAACCTCTTTGATAGGAGTCTGATTCAGAACAATTTTCGCGGTACGTATGTAGAGTGTTTGGTCGCTGAGCTCCTGAGCTCCGGGTGGGAGCAAACCAGAGATTGGGCTGGGTGGGATTTTGAACACGCTGACGGTACCAGACTCGAAGTCAAACAATGTGCGCAAAAGCAAAGTTGGGACCAGTCGAATTCTGTAAACCCACGTGCAAGACGCTTCTCGATTCGAAAGCCAGTCGGTTACTATGAAAGGGATATCTGGGTCGATGCCGACAGGCGGCCTGCCCAAATCTATGTACTTGCGTGGCACGGTGAATGCGGGATCGAAGCGGATCAAAGGGAGCCGGATCAGTGGCAGTTCTTTGTGATTCCTGAGCATGAGCTGCCGGAACAAGACACAATAGGCCTGGGTCGTATCAGAAAGACTTACGAGCCGGTCGAACACACCAACCTTGCACGGGCAGTGGAAGCTCTGCGTAATGAGGGAAAACCAACATGACCTTACGAGGTTGGAACCTCCTTGGCATCTTGATGCATCCAAGAGCGTATCTCGCCCTAGGCGGCCTCCTCCTCGCCGCCTGCGGCGATCGCGACGCGCCGCTGAACCCCGGCATGCCGGGCATTGTTGTTGAACAACTGCCATTGGGCGTCAGTCTGGATACCGTGGGGAAGGATACCAACGGTTGCTTTTTCTACAGCCAAAACGGCGCCGTCTTTGTCGTCACCGACGACTTTGGCGCGCCCATCTGTCTGCCCTAATCGAAGGAGAATACCATGACCACAGTCATCAAGAACGGCACCATCGTCACGGCGGACCTGACCTATAAGGCCGACGTGTTGATCGACGGCGGCAAGATCATCGAGATTGGCATGGCGCTGAAGGGTGATGAGGAACTCGACGCCTCCGGCTGCTATGTCATGCCCGGCGGGATTGACCCCCATGTGCATCTTGAGATGCCGTTCATGGGCACCTACTCCAGCGACGATTTTGAAAGTGGGACGCGGGCGGCGCTGGCCGGTGGCACCACGATGGTCGTGGATTTCTGCCTGCCCAATCAGGGCGAAAGCCTGCTGGACGCGATCAAGCGCTGGGACAACAAATCGACCCGCGCGAATTGCGATTATTCCTTCCACATGGCGGTGACATGGTGGGGCGAGCAGGTGTTCAACGATATGCAAACGGTCGTGCAGGACCGGGGCATCAACACCTTCAAGCACTTCCTTGCCTACAAGGGCGCGTTGATGGTGAACGATGATGAGTTGTTCAGCAGCTTCAACCGTCTGGCGGAACTGGGCGCAATTGCCATGGTCCACGCCGAAAACGGCGACGTGGTGGCCGAGATGACGGCGAAGCTGCTGGCAGAGGGCAACACCGGGCCAGAGGCGCACGCCTATTCGCGACCCAGTCAGGTCGAGGGCGAGGCGACAAACCGCGCGATCATGATCGCTGATATGGCGGGCGTGCCATTGTACGTCGTGCACACGTCCTGTGAGGAAGCGCATGAGGCAATCCGGCGCGCCAAGCAGCAGGGTAAGCGGGTCTGGGGTGAGCCGCTGATCCAGCATCTGACATTGGACGAATCCGAGTATTTCAACCCTGACTGGGACCACGCCGCGCGCCGGGTGATGTCGCCACCTTTCCGCAACAAGAAACATCAGGATAGCCTGTGGGCTGGTCTGCAATCGGGATCGCTCAGCGTCGTGGCCACAGACCATTGCGCCTTTACGACGGAACAGAAACGCTATGGCGTTGGCGATTTTTCAAAAATCCCTAACGGCACCGGCGGGCTGGAAGATCGGATGCCGATGCTTTGGACTCACGGGGTGGAAACCGGACGGCTGACGCCAAATGAATTTGTGGCAGTGACCAGTACCAATATCGCCAAGATTTTGAACTGCTATCCCAAGAAAGGCGCGGTTCTTGTCGGTGCTGACGCCGATCTGGTGGTCTGGGATCCGGCCAAGACCAAGACGATCACCGCGGGCGCGCAGCAGTCGGCCATCGACTACAACGTATTCGAGGGCCAAGAGGTCAAAGGCCTCCCCCGCTTCACCCTGACCCGCGGCCACGTGGCAGTGCACGACGGCGAGATCCGCACGCAAGAGGGCCACGGCAAGTTCGTCAAACGCGACCCGAACGGGACGGTGAACAAGGCGCTGTCGAGCTGGAAAGAGCTGACCGCGCCACAGCCGGTGCAGCGGACGGGTATTCCAGCGACGGGGGTTTGATGGAGAAGGAAGTGGTCGGCTCGGTGGTGTGTGAAAAAGCGGCGATTGATAAGACTGACCGAGCTAACGTTCATTGGGATCGGGCGAAAGCCTGGTCCGATTATCTCGGGTACCATGCACGCGCATTCTTCTTTTTGACTTTGGGATTTATCTGCCTTGCGCAGATGCAGGGCGAAGTGCGTTTAGCGAGCGACGGCCCTGACACAGTACTTTTGTTGCAGGTGGCTGCTTTTTTGTCCTTTTCTTATGCAGCAATTATGTTCGTATTTGTTATCGGTGTAACTCACCATTTCTTGAATGTGAGAACGCCGGATCACTGGTTGGTCTCCCCACTTATTGGAGCCGCCGGAGTGATCTATTCTGCAATGGTTGGTTCGATGTTTTGGGCGATTGGTCGAATGGCCGCAATCAGATTGAGTGACCTTCTAGACATTGGAATTGCACAATGAAATGTGTAACTGCCAAATCCCTCGACCTCACCTTCCAGACCAATGACGGGCCGGTCCATGCGCTCAAGGATGTGAATCTTGAGATTGGGAAGGGAGAATTCGTTTCCTTCATCGGCCCCTCGGGCTGCGGGAAGACGACGTTTCTGCGCTGCATCGCGGGGTTGGAGACGCCGACGGGCGGAGAGATCCAGGTCAACGGGATGACGCCCGAGGAGGCGCGAAAAGCACGCGCCTATGGCTATGTCTTTCAGGCGGCAGGGCTTTATCCCTGGCGCACGATCGGGGGAAACATCCGGTTGCCGCTGGAGATCATGGGGTTTTCCAAGTCCGAGCAGGCCGAGCGGGTCACGCGCACGCTAGAGATGGTTGATCTGGCGGGGTTTGAGAAGAAATACCCGTGGCAATTGTCCGGGGGGATGCAGCAACGCGCGAGCATAGCCCGCGCGCTGGCGTTCGATGCGGATATCCTGCTGATGGATGAGCCGTTCGGGGCGCTGGATGAGATTGTCCGTGACCATCTGAACGAACAGCTCTTGGCGCTTTGGGCGCGGACGGAAAAGACCATTGGCTTTGTGACCCATTCCATCCCGGAGGCGGTCTATCTGAGTACCAAGATCGTGGTGATGTCGCCCCGGCCCGGGCGGATTACGGATGTGATCGACAGCCCGCTGCCCAAGGAACGCCCTTTGGATATTCGTGACAGTGCAGAGTTCATCGATATTGCGCATCGGGTGCGGGATGGATTGCGCGCGGGGCATATTGATGCGTGATCAGCGCCCCTTGCCAGCGGTGGGCCCGCCCGCCTCCCCCGAGACCAGAGGTCTCGGCCTGAGGGGGCTGCGCGGCTGCGCCGCGCTGTGCCTCCGGCGGGCATATTTGCATTCAAAAGAAAAACGAGGTCGCGCATGAGGGGCCGCGTCGGACCTGTGGTGGCGGTTTTGCTGGCGATCCTGGCGCTGTGGTATGCGGCGGCCATTCCGATGAACGTCAAAGAGGTGCTGACCCAGGCAGAGCGGGACGGGGCGGTGATTGAACCGGCCTCTGCCGCAGAGCGGCGCGACGCGGGGCGGTGGGGGTTGGTCTTTGCAAATCTGGAGCATTTGGGGGCCTCGTGGTCATCCGAACGGTCGCGTCTGCCTGCCCCGCACCAGGTGGTGACCGAGTTGTGGGACAGTACCTGGGTTGAGGAAACCACCGGGCGGCGTGGGATCGTGCGGTCGGGCAGCCTGTCGAACCGGTCGCTGGTCTATCACGGTGGGGTGACGCTGGGGGCGACGGCGCTGGGCTTTGTGATTGGTGCGCTGGCGGGCGTGTTGCTGGCGGTGGGCATCGTCTACAGCCGCGTGATGGACATGAGCGTGATGCCTTGGGCGATCATCAGCCAGACCATTCCGATTGTCGCACTCGCGCCGATGATCATCGTGGTGCTGTATTCGGTCGGCCTGCCGGGGCTTTTCGCCAAGGCGGTAATCTCGGCCTATTTGTCGTTCTTTCCGGTTGTCGTGGGTATGGTGAAGGGGCTGCGCGCGCCGGATCACATGCAGTTGGACCTGATGCGGACTTATAACGCGAGCAAATCCGATACGTTCTGGAAGCTGCGGTTGCCGGCCTCTGTGCCTTACCTTTTTGCTTCGCTCAAGATCGGGATCGCCGCGTCTTTGGTGGGTGCGATTGTGGGAGAATTGCCGGTGCAGCGCGGTGGCCTTGGCGCGCGGATGTTGGGCGGCAGTTATTATGGCCAGACCGAGCAGATCTGGGCGGCGCTTTTTGTGGCAGCCCTGCTGGCGGCGTTTCTGGTCTGGTTCATTGGCTGGGTTGAGCGGCGCACGCTGCACGCGATGGGGGTGCAGCCGTGATGCTGGTGCTGTCCGCCTTGGTGTTATGGGCCGTCGCCTGGGCCGCGAACGTTTGGCTGGCCGGGCGCGGCGCGCGGGTGTTGGTGCCGCTGATCTTTGGCCTGACCATCATCGTGGTCTGGCAATTGCTGGTGCGGGGGCTGGGGGTCGACAAGGTGATCCTGCCCGCACCCACCGAAGTGGCCGAGACCTTTGCAGGCAACATTCCGATCCTTTGGGCGGACTTTGTGCAGACAATCCTGAAAGGCGCGTTGGGCGGGTACATCATGGGGGTGATTGCCGCGCTTGTGGTGGCGGTGCTGGTGGACCGGTACGGTTTCCTGCAGCGCGGGCTGATGCCGATTGCGAATTTCATGGCCGCCTTGCCGATTGTCGGGGTCGCACCGATCATGGTGATGTGGTTTGGCTTTGACTGGCAGTCGAAAGCGGCGGTTGTGGTGATTATGGTGTTCTTTCCGATGCTGGTGAACACGGTCGCGGGGCTGGCCGATACCACCGCGATGCAGCGCGACCTAATGCGGACCTATGGGGCCAGCTATTTGCAGACATTGTTCCGCCTGCGCCTGCCTGCGGCCTTGCCGTTTATCTTCAATGGGCTGAAAATTGCGGCAACGCTGTCACTTGTGGGGGCAATCGTGGCAGAGTTCTTTGGCTCGCCCACCACCGGCCTTGGGTTCCGTATCAACGCCTCGCTGGGGCAGTTGAGCCTTGATATGGTTTGGGCTGTGATCGTGGTCGCCGCCCTTGCGGGCAGCCTGTTCTATGGGCTGCTGACACTGGCGGAACGCGCCCTGACATTTTGGCATCCGTCACAGCGGAGCCAACGACATTAACGATAACCAAAGGGAGAAAGATAATGATGAAGAAACTGATGATGGCAGCGGCATTGGCCGCAGGCACAGCAGGGATGGCGCAGGCCGATGCCCATGCCAATGATGTGACACTGCAATTGCAGTGGGTCACGCAGGCGCAGTTT from Yoonia sp. R2331 includes:
- a CDS encoding TetR family transcriptional regulator C-terminal domain-containing protein, translated to MSKKPQTRIQAKNRAAILAAGLDAFSQYGFRGTTLDQIAEAAGLSKPNLLYYFPSKDAIYTALLERLLETWLDPLIAMNPQGDPVKEIMAYAMRKLEMSRDYPRESRLFATEILQGAPHIAGHLSGDLKELVDEKAVVIRAWAAEGKIAEVDPHHLIFSIWSLTQHYADFEVQVNAVLGRKDWFEDAGAHLDTLLRARLRPV
- a CDS encoding Zn-dependent hydrolase, with translation MAAPGENLRINGDRLWDSLMEMAKIGPGIAGGNNRQTLTDEDSEGRHLFADWCKAAGMTMGVDEIGNMFARREGTDPDALPVYVGSHLDTQPTGGKYDGVLGVLGGLEIIRTMNDLDIKTKHPIVVTNWTNEEGTRYAPAMLASGVFAGKHALDWAYDRVDADGKRFGDELERIGWKGPEKVGDRKMHAFFELHIEQGPILEAEGKDIGVVTHGQGLRWIECTVTGKESHTGSTPMHMRKNAGRGLALITELVHEIAMKNQPNAVGAIGHIDVYPNSRNIIPGKVVFTVDMRTHLLDKLNAMVDELMTRAPALCEDIGVSFDAHIVGQFDPPAFDEGCVGAVREAAERLGYSHMDIVSGAGHDACWINDLYPTAMVMCPCVDGLSHNEAEEISKEWAMAGADVLMHAVIETAEVVG
- the hydA gene encoding dihydropyrimidinase; the encoded protein is MTTVIKNGTIVTADLTYKADVLIDGGKIIEIGMALKGDEELDASGCYVMPGGIDPHVHLEMPFMGTYSSDDFESGTRAALAGGTTMVVDFCLPNQGESLLDAIKRWDNKSTRANCDYSFHMAVTWWGEQVFNDMQTVVQDRGINTFKHFLAYKGALMVNDDELFSSFNRLAELGAIAMVHAENGDVVAEMTAKLLAEGNTGPEAHAYSRPSQVEGEATNRAIMIADMAGVPLYVVHTSCEEAHEAIRRAKQQGKRVWGEPLIQHLTLDESEYFNPDWDHAARRVMSPPFRNKKHQDSLWAGLQSGSLSVVATDHCAFTTEQKRYGVGDFSKIPNGTGGLEDRMPMLWTHGVETGRLTPNEFVAVTSTNIAKILNCYPKKGAVLVGADADLVVWDPAKTKTITAGAQQSAIDYNVFEGQEVKGLPRFTLTRGHVAVHDGEIRTQEGHGKFVKRDPNGTVNKALSSWKELTAPQPVQRTGIPATGV
- a CDS encoding ABC transporter ATP-binding protein — translated: MKCVTAKSLDLTFQTNDGPVHALKDVNLEIGKGEFVSFIGPSGCGKTTFLRCIAGLETPTGGEIQVNGMTPEEARKARAYGYVFQAAGLYPWRTIGGNIRLPLEIMGFSKSEQAERVTRTLEMVDLAGFEKKYPWQLSGGMQQRASIARALAFDADILLMDEPFGALDEIVRDHLNEQLLALWARTEKTIGFVTHSIPEAVYLSTKIVVMSPRPGRITDVIDSPLPKERPLDIRDSAEFIDIAHRVRDGLRAGHIDA
- a CDS encoding ABC transporter permease, with product MRGRVGPVVAVLLAILALWYAAAIPMNVKEVLTQAERDGAVIEPASAAERRDAGRWGLVFANLEHLGASWSSERSRLPAPHQVVTELWDSTWVEETTGRRGIVRSGSLSNRSLVYHGGVTLGATALGFVIGALAGVLLAVGIVYSRVMDMSVMPWAIISQTIPIVALAPMIIVVLYSVGLPGLFAKAVISAYLSFFPVVVGMVKGLRAPDHMQLDLMRTYNASKSDTFWKLRLPASVPYLFASLKIGIAASLVGAIVGELPVQRGGLGARMLGGSYYGQTEQIWAALFVAALLAAFLVWFIGWVERRTLHAMGVQP
- a CDS encoding ABC transporter permease yields the protein MMLVLSALVLWAVAWAANVWLAGRGARVLVPLIFGLTIIVVWQLLVRGLGVDKVILPAPTEVAETFAGNIPILWADFVQTILKGALGGYIMGVIAALVVAVLVDRYGFLQRGLMPIANFMAALPIVGVAPIMVMWFGFDWQSKAAVVVIMVFFPMLVNTVAGLADTTAMQRDLMRTYGASYLQTLFRLRLPAALPFIFNGLKIAATLSLVGAIVAEFFGSPTTGLGFRINASLGQLSLDMVWAVIVVAALAGSLFYGLLTLAERALTFWHPSQRSQRH